In the Candidatus Poribacteria bacterium genome, GACCCGTTCAATGAGTGCGGTATATGCAGCAAAAATCCAATCCTGCATGAAGGCGGCAAGTCCCATCAACTTTTTGATGATTTGCCAATCAGCAATATTTTGGAGAGATGTTTTTAGGGCTTGCTCGTCCCGAAGTTGGTATCGGTCTTTGAGCATTTCAAGGATGATACCAATAGCGAAATCTCTTTTCCCGCCTTCGTGATTCCACTTTTGAATGAGATCTTTACATGTTCGCTCAAGCAATTCGTCAAAGGCAGTATTGAAGTAGTTATCAATGGTGATCATGAAAAACCCGCGGTCGTTCTCTGATGGCCGGTTGAGTGTCATCCGTTGCATCTCTTCTTGTGTTCTTCCACGCTGTTGGAGGTCTTGTTCAAGCCATCGCTCCATTCCTTTTTGCAGGTTTTTGTTCAATATCTCCATTTCTTCAAACATGATGTTCTCCTGTACTGTTAGGGTGTTAATAGGCGCGGCCCCTGTTTCTAACGCCTTCCTAACTGCTATTCGTGCAGCATTTGCGCGAAGTCTTCAAGGTTTTGCATCTCGGGTACTGCGACTAGCAACTGTTGAAGACGTTCCAAATCATTAATGTTCTGAAGGGCAGGTGTCAAGGCACTTACCTGCTCTGTATGGAAGCGCTTTTTAAGCAAAGCCAGAGTATTTTCGATGGTATTTTCTCTGAGAATTCTTTCGCGTTGGCGTTGTTAACCTTCAGATTCTCGCATAAGTTCCTCCGGTATGAGTCGGTCAAACAACTCAGTGCTACAAGTGATACGTGCTACAGACTGACAGTCTATGCTATAAAGAGGATACACAGACTGACAGTCTATGCTACAAAAACTACAGACTTTTAGTCGCTCTTGAATTCGGCGTTGAGGTGTTCGCTGTTTTGCTTGACGGCGCGGGTGGTATTTTCGGAAAAGCCGTCTGATTTGTTGGCAGTAATGGTAATTTCAATTTTCACATTTCCGCCATCTGCTTGTAGGGTTCGGGCAATCTCGTCTTGAATGATGTCAATCTCATCGCCGAAAGGCAGTTCTAACTGCAGTGCCTTGGTAACAATAACGTGCGTAGGTCCTTTTGCTTGTGGCGGTTCGACCACAACGCCGGTTGAGTCGTCTCCTGTTTGTTTCTCTGGGTCTGGTGCTGATTCGGGAGCATCAGGTTTCTTCTGTTTATTTTTTTCCTCCTTGAGTAACTTTGCCAACTCAGGGGTTATGAGGACTGCGGGGGTACCTTTATCTATTCGGGGTCCACCGATCTGTTCTTCAAAACGGAAGTTGGGGTAGTCGCCATCGTGATACGCACTGGCGTATCCGAAGCTGCCTGCTTCTATTCCGTCTCTAATGCACGTTGCTAAGACGTTCTGGTCTTTCAGTCGTGGCATGTAGACGTTTTGCGCCATCAGTTCCCAGAGCGCGTCTATTTCAATGTGATCTTGGTAGGTATCACTACTCCAAATGTATTGCTGCAATTTTCCTGCGAAGATTTCAGGGGCTATTTTCGTGACAATTGTGTCGTCGTCAATGAATTTGTCCCTTAGGCGTTTCATAATCCTGCCATCTTCGGGTTTTGTCTCAGCGATAGAGAAATCATAGACATTATTTCGCGGGTCCGCTTGGGAGGGTGCAAGCGCCCACCGATATGCTTTGAAGATCGTGGCTGTTACCGCATCTTCAGCGGATTCGAGATTTCCCTTTGTCTGATCCAATCTTTCACCTTCAAGGTTACTGAGTGCCCCGTGCAGGTCGTCTCCGGTCATGATGGAATTCCATGCGAGATAGTTTTTGACAAGATTTCTAAGGTCCCGGATGTCGTCTCGCCGCGCTGCGATGAAGAGAAGCGTGTTCCTGAAAGTGCGCTGTATCCCATCGTTGATATATCTGAGAATTTTGAGTGCGTTCTCGTGTGCTTTATCGTCTTCCTTTTCGCGGCTCGGTAGGGATTCTTTCGGATGAAGAATGACGTACTGAAGGGTTTCCGAATCTTTTACGAGGCCTGGAGATGTCGGGCAGACCTGCACGCTCGGATCGCGTCCGATTGCCCTTTCCAACCGTGAAACAATCTCACTGTAAATATCTTCTTCGGTGTACTCTGTAGCCCGATCTATAGCAACCTTGTTAAGATTTTCTTGGGTATGGAAGTAATATCTATCGTCAAGATTATAGAGAAAATAGAGGTTACCGGTCATTCTGCTAAGAGCATCGTTGTAAACTGAAACACCTTGTCCGGGTTCAACCACCCCGAGGTGAATCTGACGGGTTGTGATCCCTTTGACCGCGCGCCCGGTTGCACTCCCAAGGAACACGGTGCGGGCTATTCGTCTCGCCCCGCTGCCCACTTCAATGAAACTTTGAGATTTCTGATCGATCTGGTCGGTGCGGGAACCGTGGCTGTCCACCTCTTTTACGACTGGATCCCAATTCCCACCGGACTTCGCAAGCAGTCTTGTGAATTCATCAGCGAGTGCGGGATCATCCAAGGTGAGGTTTGCTGGCATTATCAAGAGGGACGGGTCCTGTTCTTGGTAAAGGCGAGAAATGCAGGTTGCCATGATGCGCAGTACGCCCCGGGTACGCTGAAATCCAGGAATTACAGCCCAGTCTTCAAAGAGTCGATCAAATACTTCTGGGTGGATTGGATAGCAGTCTTTCATGCGCTGCAAGTAGTGCTGATCACTGACATTGTCAGGGTATTCACCGCGCGAGTTCTGATACATCTTTCGGAACGCTTCGCAGGTCAGATCTCGTTCAGTCTCGTCAATTACACTACCGAACAACCGTCTGCGCACCACCTCAAATGCATTGTCAACTTCTAAGGGAATGGAGACAGCATCAATCCGTTCAAGGATAGACTCAAGGGTGTCAAGAACAGTTATCCCACCTTCTCCACCTGCTTGCACCTGTCCCTCTGGCAACGTAGCGACAAGCGTAACATTTTGAGATCTGTTTACGGACTCTGTGAGGGTCTGAAAGAAGGTATAGATACTCTCTTGTGTGACACCTTGTACATTACGGACATAAGCGACCAGTTCATCTATTAAGATGACAGAGGGGCCGACGTATTCAAAAAGTTCGTCCAACTGCTTTCCACCGGGCGCACTCCCTTCCCGGGCAGCTTTACCGATTATGTTATAGGCATCTTGTCCGCCGAGTTGATCCGCCATCATCCCCCAAAGTGTATTGAGCGGGTCTCCCTGTTTGGTTTCATCTGCATCGGTCGTCGAAAGATAGGTGCCGACGAGAACAGAAACATTGGCATCAAGCGGCGTGTCAGGATCCCATTCTGCTTCCTCCAGGATATCATCTATTTCTTCCCGGAGCCGCGCGGACTTACCCTCCGTTGGAAGTTCTCTTAGGATATTTATCCCAGTAACGAGATGATAGAGAGCAATAAGACTATGCGTTTTTCCACCGCCGAAACCGGTTTTGAGTTGGATAACAGGGTCACTACTTTTGCCACCGAGCCGCTTTAAAGTATTGACTAATAATTCTCGAAGTCCAGGGGTGATATAGGTTTGATCGAAAAAGGTGTCGGTTTCACCGTATTCTGGAGTCTTCGCTCTTCCCTCAAAAACCTCTTGGAGGTCCGCGGCGAATTCTGACTTCCGGAAAGTGCCTTCAATAACGTCGGTGTTGGGACGTATGACCTCGCGCCACGGAGTGAGGTCCGTTACCTTTCTGCGTGGTAGTATCGGTTTTACCTTTGCAGTTGGTGCTGCATTGGCTAACAACTTGTCGCGGATGGCTTCGACTTTTTGTTTTTGTTCAGGGACATTGATTTGTCCCAGTATATCGGCAATTTCGTGAAGCCGAGCCAAGGCGTACCCTGAAGTGAGGTCTTCTGTTTCGGTGTGAAAAGTGTTATTTCTCGCCTCAGTTATTATGCCGACAGCACTGCGAACATCCCGATCTGGATCGAAGCGTTGTTTAAAGGCATCGTGCCAGTACTTTCTGAAGATATGTGGGAAGTCACCAAAGTCTATATCCGCTTCATTTTGAAATTGATCTTCTGGTGATAAGCCTTGCACCGTTTTTAGGTTTCTAAGAATAAACGGGCGCATGGCATCGCAATAGATGTTGAGTGCTTGGTAAAGTGCGTCTTGGTTTGGGCGTTTGGGCGAATTCACGTGCTTGAAGTTCCTTTTCACCAATTTTCTGATTTGGAAGTATAACAGGTTTTCAGTTTTAAGTCAAACGTGATAATTAATTCATCCAGGGCTATTTATGGTAGACTTTAGAATTACTTTGACATTGTGATTAGCACATTTGTGGGCACCCACAAGGGGTGCCCCTACAAGATATAAACTGAAAAAAAATTACACTGGTGGAAATTTCGCGATTTTTTCCCGATGCTGCACCTTTTCAGCCTTAAAATTCGTCTTTAATAATAGAGGGTATAAAGTGTATCGCATTGCTTAATTTTACAAGACTTGATATTAGATTCAGTCTTTTGTGTGGTAAAGTCCACAACTAACTGTACACTGGAGAGGTGGCGAGGTTACCGGTTTCCTTCTCCAGTAACGGGCGGGGATGCCCCTGCGCCTATAGAATTACCGACATATTTATTGAAACTTGATATCTGGTTGGTTGAATATAAGGAGGTTAAACTCAAAAATGAAAAGCAGATATGTACTTTTGGCAGTGTGCGCTATCGGATTCCTTCTTACGGCACAATTTGCCACTGCCGTAGATAAAATCGAAGGTCCTTGGTATTGGATGATCACCGAAAGTCCCGCCGGTGGAGGTGGTGCTGCCGTAACGGATGTTGACGGCATCAAGGACGCAACGAAGGGTAAACTGACCGAGGAAGACGTTGCCAAAGAAGGCATTACAAAGAATATCCTGAAGGTCAAGTTTGCCGAAAATTACAAATGGACCGAGGGAGAAATCACGCCAGTCGGGGGCAACAACATCAATGACACGCTCGTAAAGATTAAGTTGGGTCCCGGTGGCGATGTCAATGACCACTGCTCCTACGCCGTAATTAACGCTGTATCAAAGGTTACGAAAAAAGGCGTTGAAGCTAAGGTCGGTAGTGATGATTCTGTCAAGGTCTGGATGAACGGCAAAGAGGTCTGGAAAAACCCTGTCAATCGCGGTGCTGGTGATTTTCAGGACACATTTGAGGTGGACTTGAAAAAAGGCGATAACGTTTTCATGGTTAAAGTCTGTGAGCGCGGTGGCGGTTGGAGCATGTTCGCCGGTATTGACGCAGATTTGGACTACAACCTGAAGTTCAAAGGACTTCCCGTTGAACCTGCTGGCAAATTAGCGACGCAGTGGGCAGCAGTTAAAAGTTCTTACTAAGTTGGTGTTTTAACCGGTATTACCGTTCCGGTATTTGTGACTCGGAATTGTTTTATCGGTTAAAACCGCATTACCGACATATTTATTGAAACGGCATGAAGCCGCGCTTACCATGGTTAGAGGCTAACGAAAAAATGGTAGATTTTCTTGATGATGTGCTGTACTATCTCTTAAACTGAGGGGAAATGTCCAATATAACTGTTTGACGAACATTAAAAAAAGAAGAGGACAATCAAATGAAAGTGATCTTGGCATTAGGAATCGTGTTGGGGCTGCTAATAACATCTGCGAATTTAGAAGTGGCAGCACAAGGAGAAGCCCAAGCTCTCAATGTAGAGCGGTATGAGAAAAACATTGAGATTTGCAGACAAAATTTGATCGCAATAGGCAAAGCGATTGATGCCTATCAGAAAGAACATGACGATTTTCCCGTCTGGCTTTCAGATTTACATCCGAAACACTTGGCAGATGGAAATCCGCTCATTTGTCCTGCAGATAAAAAGAACGGCAAACCGATTTTTACGCCGAACACGGATCCAGAAATGCCCGTGAGTTATAGTTATGAGTTTAACCCAAGGTATATTGTCAACCGCGACCGCACCGGTCGCCTCCAACTTAGAGCGTCGAAAACTGAACAACGCAAATTGTATGGTGATGCCATGCCGCTCGTCCGGTGTCGACATCATGCAAATAAAGAACTTGTGGTTCTAAACTTGAGTTTTTCCTCAAGAATTTACTGGTCATCCAATACTTGGGAAAACAGACCGGAAGAGATATACGAAAGCCTTGAAGAAACCATTGCCACCTTGGCTGCTGGAATTCAGGAGCACCCGGACAACGAACATCTTTCTTCTGTATATTCGGCACTTGTGCGTCTCTACATGAAAGTCGAACGAGCGGAAGATGCCGAGAATCTCATCAACCGTTATAAAAAAACGCTGAAACCTGACAACCTTCGAGATCATTTTGCCCTTGGCACTATGCTGGAGGCAATGAATCGGGATGAAGAGCTGCTGCAGCTTTTTGCGAAACTTGAGGAGCAGTTCCCGGAAAACCGTAGTGTTTTCAGCAGGCTTTCCAGGATTCATGAAAGATTAGGCAACGCCGAACTGGCAAATCAATACCACCTAAAAGCTAATCCTATACTGGCGTTAATTGGTAACACTGTGCCTGATTTTTCCACCACAGACCTTGATGGCAATCCGATTTCGCTTGCGCAATACCGTGGTAAAGTGGTCCTCCTCGATTTTTGGGCAGTCTGGTGCGGTCCGTGTGTTGCAGAAATGCCGAATGTCAAGAAAGTCTATGACACCTATAAAGACGAAGGATTTGACGTTATTGGTATTAGTCTTGATACTGATGAAGGTAGGCTGCGGGATTACCTCAAAGAGAATGAGATCCCTTGGCGGCAGGTGTTTAGTGAGAAAGGCGGGGATAGTCCCATCGTACGACAGTACCACATTAGCTCGATCCCGGCACCGTGGCTTATTGACAGAGATGGCACGTTAATTACCCATCGAGCGAGAGGGGATGCGTTAGAACGTCTGGTAGCAGAGGCGCTGAAGGATAAATCGGACTAATTATCAGATGAAAAGAAGTCCACTATAGGTTTTACCGTCGTAAATAGAACGCAACGCCATCTTTTCATCAGGAGGGAATCTCGTGGAGAGAGAAGAAGATGTTCAACTGATTCAGAGAACCTTATCGGGAGACGATACGGCATTTGGTATCTTACTCCAAAGACACCAGAAAAGCGTGCACGCGCTCGTATGGCGAAAGATCGGGGATTTTCACACTGCTGAAGATATTACCCAAGATACCTTCCTTCAAGCATATAAAAAACTCTCAACGCTCAAGAATCACAATCAGTTTGCTGGATGGCTGTATGTCATCGCAGATCGGCTTTGCATTGATTGGAGTCGGAAGAGAAGGCTCATAACGCAATCGCTGGAGGACACTCCTGTGGAAGAAATCGAAAGAACTTCCTATACACATCACGTATCAGAAGCGCGAGAAACAGAGTGCACGGAGCATCGCCGTGAACTCGTCAAAAAACTACTCGCAAAACTGCCAGAGAGTGAACGCACGGTGGTTACCCTCTACTATCTCGGTGAAATGACGACCAGAGAGATTGGGAAATTTTTAGGGGTGTCGGTGGATACAATTAAAAGTCGGCTTCGTCGCGGACGAAAGCGTTTGCAAGAGGATGAGGAACTGATGATCCAGGAAGTTTTTGGGGGCGTGCAAATACCGGCGAGTTTAGGCGAAAACGTCATGCGACAAGTCGCTGATATGGTCCCTACACCGTCTCCTGCTGCTAAACCGTTTCTCCCATGGATGGCTTTAGGTACAGTTGCGGTTTTGATCGCTTTACTCCTCGGTGCGAGCGACCGATACCTTACCCGTTTCCAGAAACCGTATAGTTTTGAGGCACAATCTGAACCGACGATTGAAATCGTTGACGCACCTATCATCCTTGATATAGCAACGAAACCGGCTGTGCAAAATCGGGTCGGACGGGATACCAGTCCCGGCAAAACCAGCCGTGCTGGCACCCAAGTTTCTAATGTAACCTCAACATCTGTTCCATCGGAGAATGCCACCAAGTTTTCTACAGCACAGTGGATGCACGGAAACGGACCGCCAGCGGGTCCTGTCCGCAATATCTTCGCTGCGTCTGACGGGACCGTCTATGCTGTTATACAAACGGGGATATACAGGTTAACGGCAGATGCAACCGCGTGGATACGCGTTAACGCGAGTGTCCCAATTGTCGAATCTTGGATGCCAATCGGCGAATCTTGGATGCCAATGGCGGAGTATAGTGGTAGGCTTTATATTATTTCTACTGACGAGATATTTGCTTCGGATAACAGGGGTGAGATATGGAAGACACTGGGTCCCCGACCCAAGGGAAATGCCGTTGGATTCGTCATCACAGATGCCGAAGAAGCGTCCAGTTCACAAGTGCCTATTACGATGTATCTTGCACTTAGAGATAAAGGGATTTTCCGGTCCACAGATGGTGGCGCGCAATGGACTCCTCTTAACGACGGGTTGACAGGCGAAAACATTTCCGCAGTGGCTGCTGTTGGACTTCTGTCAAAGGGGGCAGTGTTTGCTGCTACAGAGAACGGTCTCTACCGTCTCGATTCAGACATCTGGGAAAAATTGCCATTGGATACATCAGGAGCCGTCTGTTCCTTGGCAGTTTCAGGGAATAATCTCTATGCTGGAATAGCGCACGAGTTTTTGGTGAGATTAACGCGAAGTGAAATAAAAGAGATAATGTGGAATAATAGGTCAGATTTTGTCAAAATTTTCCATTCAGCTGACTTGGGCGCGTCGTGGACTGAGATATGGCGTGAAAATCAAGATCTTCCCACCGGAGTACTGGCGGGTATAACGGTTTTAGCAGCTGGTAAGACGCTCGTGGCATTGAGTCTCACGCAATCTCGTTCAACAGATGGTGGACAAACTTGGACAAAACTTACAAAACTTAGAGATGACTGGAATTTTTTGAACAATATCCGCCTTCCAGCTGTGATAGTAAACGAGAAAACGTGTTACAAAGCCAACCTATACGGCATTCATCGCACGACTGACGGTGGTGAGTCATGGCACCTATTTATGAACGGGATGATGGGAACTGTTATAGTTGATCTCGTCGCGTTTGACAATAGATTATACGCCCATAATGGCTATGAAGTTTATCAATCAACGGATGCGGGCGTGTCATGGAAAATAGTTCCGGTTGATAGACAAAGAGCTGGATTGAGGTCCTCCCCTACCAGCGTGATCGCTGATTTAAAACTGATGGTTGTTGGCAACATTCTTTATTCTCTTTACAGTGGCGGACCTACAGGAGACAGTGTAAGAATTTTCCGTTTATCTACCGATGGTGATAGGCTCATTCCCATTCAAGGTATCCCACTTTTTGATCGCAAAAAACTTGCTTTTGAAAAATATGAGTCAAAAGAGCGAGACCATCGTCTCGTATCTCGTATGAAAACTGAGACTGCTGCGGCGAGTCGTGATGTGTTCTATATAGAATACATAGGGGAACTTTTCAAATGGAAACTTGGTGATCCAGAGTGGACAAGCACTGGATTAATAGAGGATAGTCCTCTATATATTGACACATCCGTCCAGGTATTCACATTAGCTGTTTCAGGAGAAACCGTCTACGCTGGCAAATGGGATGGTAAACTATTTCAATCGCTTGATGAAGGGGAGAGTTGGAGAGATGTCACACCAACCCTACCGCTCCGCTTCACTCACTTCAAAGATATAGTCTTTGCAGGATCATCGGTTTACGTGGCAACGGACACTGGTGTGGTGGCTTCGCAAACTGGGGAAAACTGGCGCGTGCTTACGGATGGAATAGGGACACGCATCGTCATAGACAAATTTGCTGTGGATGGCACAACAGTTTATGGTGCTGGCGCTGCTGGAAGTTATCGTTTGAATACGCAGTGGGAACAGATTTCTTCAGAAGTGCCAAATACGATCAGTGATCTCGTCATCGCTAACGATAAACTTTATAGTGCTAACGATCTGCTCAGTGGTACTAAAGGGAAGGGACTGTTTTACATTTCGCTTGAAGACAATGAAGAGAAATAGATCAAAAGGAGCAATTACGATGAAAAGCGGAATTCACTTCATTATATTTATGGTAATAATCGGTACATTCTCACTAAATGTAGCGACTGCATCAGTTGTAACGGATGGACTTGTCAACTATTGGACCTTTGATAAAGAACACGTTATTAATGAAACAGTAAAAGATGTTTGGGGTGACAACAACGGTGCAATCAGCGGAAATCCTAAAGTTGTTCCTGGACACGTAGGAGAGGCACTTAAGTTTGATGGTGATAGTGATTTTGTAAATTTAACCACACTTGGAGATTTTGGCAAACAAATGGGCGCATTTACGTTTGAAGCATGGATTAAAACCAGTAACGAGACTGATTGGATGACCCTCATCAATACCCATGGCGGGGAATGTCCGTATTGGGGAATTCAACTCAATGGAATGAAAGGTAGAAATGGATTTCTGCCTGGAACGGGCAGGATATTTTTTACCAATAGTTTATTAAACCGAAAAAGAGGATGTCAGACCTTTTTTGTAGGTAGTGTGAGACTCAATATCTATGATAGGGAATGGCATCACATTGTTTATGTTAATGAACATATGGCAGAAGAGGGAAAACGTAAAGAATTTATCTATGTAGACACTTTTCCCCATGGTGTGAGTGTAACTTCATTTGGAAATGAATGGACATCTTTCCCATTTACAGAACCTGTCCATCTCGGTGCAACGAATTTTCGTGGAAAATCAGAAGGGCACTTCAAGGGTATGATCGATGAAGTCCGATTCTATGATCGTCCTCTCACAGTAGAAGAAGTTATCCAGAACTTTGAATCCACCGAACCTTATGACATTGCGCCTAAAGGAAAATTGTCAACAGTCTGGGGGGCATTGAAGACAAAATTATAGTGTTATCCTTGCCTTAAAAGATCGGCTAAAGGGGTATACTCGCTGTTTTGAGGTAACTCCACAATGTGGACGTTTCCGCTACGCTTGAAGAGTTTGTATGCTTTTCCATCAGGGGCGGAAGTGAGGAGACAGTAGTGTTCCCCAACGATCTCAATCGCTGCGTTATTATCACAGTCGATGCCAACGTTGGCGAGGTTTGTACCCTCGCCAACTTTTAATGTCCATTTAATTGTAAGCTTTACTATAACGTGCGAAAAATGCCCAACCTAAGAAAAAGGATTTCTGATGTATATTAACTTTAAGTTCCTACTCAGTGTGATGTTATTGCTGAGTTTAGTTATGCCCGTGTTTTCTTTCGAGCCTTCCGGCGGGGTTTTGGTCCTGGATGGTGAGGATGACTATGCGATCCTCCCGCTTGCCGAGCACGGCTATATTTTTCCAAAAAATACCGATGAATTTACTGTTGAGGTATGGTTCTACCCGATGTCTCGACCGGCGCCAGTACAGCAGGACATCATTCTGAGTCAGCAAGTTGTCTTCGGATTGAGCGGACATGAGGGTAGCTGTAGGGGTTGGATCGGTAACAAGGGTGAAGTTTGTTCCTATGGCAGGGCACACCTTGAAGGCGGAGCGAGAGGTGTGAGGGGGACTAATGTCGTCATCAAGAAGGATCAATGGAACTATCTGGCAGTCATTTTTAAGGACAGCACGTTTCATTTGGCATCCAACGATCAAATTGTTCGAGGACAGAAACGTGCCTTTATGAACGTAGTGGCGGCGGAACTCTTTTTCGTTGAGCAGTTTAAGGATTTCTTCGTTGGCGGATATGCTGAAGATAAGGTAATAATCAATCAGTTTGGGGCACTTATAACTCGCGAGACATACTTTCATGGTGCGATTGATACGATAAGGTTTTCAAATATCGCTCGGTATGATTTACCTGCCAAGTTAGGAATTTCGCCGTTTGATCCGCCGCATCGTTTTTTTACGGATGCGCACACGTTGGCACTCTGGGATTTTAATGAGAAGGAAGGTGCAGATCGCTTTGAAGATACGTCTGGGAATGGGAAAACGCTAATTGGCATGAATGGTGCCGTTGTGATGAGTGGTG is a window encoding:
- a CDS encoding DUF499 domain-containing protein, with protein sequence MNSPKRPNQDALYQALNIYCDAMRPFILRNLKTVQGLSPEDQFQNEADIDFGDFPHIFRKYWHDAFKQRFDPDRDVRSAVGIITEARNNTFHTETEDLTSGYALARLHEIADILGQINVPEQKQKVEAIRDKLLANAAPTAKVKPILPRRKVTDLTPWREVIRPNTDVIEGTFRKSEFAADLQEVFEGRAKTPEYGETDTFFDQTYITPGLRELLVNTLKRLGGKSSDPVIQLKTGFGGGKTHSLIALYHLVTGINILRELPTEGKSARLREEIDDILEEAEWDPDTPLDANVSVLVGTYLSTTDADETKQGDPLNTLWGMMADQLGGQDAYNIIGKAAREGSAPGGKQLDELFEYVGPSVILIDELVAYVRNVQGVTQESIYTFFQTLTESVNRSQNVTLVATLPEGQVQAGGEGGITVLDTLESILERIDAVSIPLEVDNAFEVVRRRLFGSVIDETERDLTCEAFRKMYQNSRGEYPDNVSDQHYLQRMKDCYPIHPEVFDRLFEDWAVIPGFQRTRGVLRIMATCISRLYQEQDPSLLIMPANLTLDDPALADEFTRLLAKSGGNWDPVVKEVDSHGSRTDQIDQKSQSFIEVGSGARRIARTVFLGSATGRAVKGITTRQIHLGVVEPGQGVSVYNDALSRMTGNLYFLYNLDDRYYFHTQENLNKVAIDRATEYTEEDIYSEIVSRLERAIGRDPSVQVCPTSPGLVKDSETLQYVILHPKESLPSREKEDDKAHENALKILRYINDGIQRTFRNTLLFIAARRDDIRDLRNLVKNYLAWNSIMTGDDLHGALSNLEGERLDQTKGNLESAEDAVTATIFKAYRWALAPSQADPRNNVYDFSIAETKPEDGRIMKRLRDKFIDDDTIVTKIAPEIFAGKLQQYIWSSDTYQDHIEIDALWELMAQNVYMPRLKDQNVLATCIRDGIEAGSFGYASAYHDGDYPNFRFEEQIGGPRIDKGTPAVLITPELAKLLKEEKNKQKKPDAPESAPDPEKQTGDDSTGVVVEPPQAKGPTHVIVTKALQLELPFGDEIDIIQDEIARTLQADGGNVKIEITITANKSDGFSENTTRAVKQNSEHLNAEFKSD
- a CDS encoding redoxin domain-containing protein; its protein translation is MKVILALGIVLGLLITSANLEVAAQGEAQALNVERYEKNIEICRQNLIAIGKAIDAYQKEHDDFPVWLSDLHPKHLADGNPLICPADKKNGKPIFTPNTDPEMPVSYSYEFNPRYIVNRDRTGRLQLRASKTEQRKLYGDAMPLVRCRHHANKELVVLNLSFSSRIYWSSNTWENRPEEIYESLEETIATLAAGIQEHPDNEHLSSVYSALVRLYMKVERAEDAENLINRYKKTLKPDNLRDHFALGTMLEAMNRDEELLQLFAKLEEQFPENRSVFSRLSRIHERLGNAELANQYHLKANPILALIGNTVPDFSTTDLDGNPISLAQYRGKVVLLDFWAVWCGPCVAEMPNVKKVYDTYKDEGFDVIGISLDTDEGRLRDYLKENEIPWRQVFSEKGGDSPIVRQYHISSIPAPWLIDRDGTLITHRARGDALERLVAEALKDKSD
- a CDS encoding sigma-70 family RNA polymerase sigma factor: MEREEDVQLIQRTLSGDDTAFGILLQRHQKSVHALVWRKIGDFHTAEDITQDTFLQAYKKLSTLKNHNQFAGWLYVIADRLCIDWSRKRRLITQSLEDTPVEEIERTSYTHHVSEARETECTEHRRELVKKLLAKLPESERTVVTLYYLGEMTTREIGKFLGVSVDTIKSRLRRGRKRLQEDEELMIQEVFGGVQIPASLGENVMRQVADMVPTPSPAAKPFLPWMALGTVAVLIALLLGASDRYLTRFQKPYSFEAQSEPTIEIVDAPIILDIATKPAVQNRVGRDTSPGKTSRAGTQVSNVTSTSVPSENATKFSTAQWMHGNGPPAGPVRNIFAASDGTVYAVIQTGIYRLTADATAWIRVNASVPIVESWMPIGESWMPMAEYSGRLYIISTDEIFASDNRGEIWKTLGPRPKGNAVGFVITDAEEASSSQVPITMYLALRDKGIFRSTDGGAQWTPLNDGLTGENISAVAAVGLLSKGAVFAATENGLYRLDSDIWEKLPLDTSGAVCSLAVSGNNLYAGIAHEFLVRLTRSEIKEIMWNNRSDFVKIFHSADLGASWTEIWRENQDLPTGVLAGITVLAAGKTLVALSLTQSRSTDGGQTWTKLTKLRDDWNFLNNIRLPAVIVNEKTCYKANLYGIHRTTDGGESWHLFMNGMMGTVIVDLVAFDNRLYAHNGYEVYQSTDAGVSWKIVPVDRQRAGLRSSPTSVIADLKLMVVGNILYSLYSGGPTGDSVRIFRLSTDGDRLIPIQGIPLFDRKKLAFEKYESKERDHRLVSRMKTETAAASRDVFYIEYIGELFKWKLGDPEWTSTGLIEDSPLYIDTSVQVFTLAVSGETVYAGKWDGKLFQSLDEGESWRDVTPTLPLRFTHFKDIVFAGSSVYVATDTGVVASQTGENWRVLTDGIGTRIVIDKFAVDGTTVYGAGAAGSYRLNTQWEQISSEVPNTISDLVIANDKLYSANDLLSGTKGKGLFYISLEDNEEK
- a CDS encoding LamG domain-containing protein: MKSGIHFIIFMVIIGTFSLNVATASVVTDGLVNYWTFDKEHVINETVKDVWGDNNGAISGNPKVVPGHVGEALKFDGDSDFVNLTTLGDFGKQMGAFTFEAWIKTSNETDWMTLINTHGGECPYWGIQLNGMKGRNGFLPGTGRIFFTNSLLNRKRGCQTFFVGSVRLNIYDREWHHIVYVNEHMAEEGKRKEFIYVDTFPHGVSVTSFGNEWTSFPFTEPVHLGATNFRGKSEGHFKGMIDEVRFYDRPLTVEEVIQNFESTEPYDIAPKGKLSTVWGALKTKL